In Daphnia pulicaria isolate SC F1-1A chromosome 9, SC_F0-13Bv2, whole genome shotgun sequence, a single genomic region encodes these proteins:
- the LOC124312834 gene encoding uncharacterized protein LOC124312834 isoform X1, producing METLTVDKEFGSAMGALFHQIITDMKVGAPLWEDFLSKASKLHTALKSTLSVIAAYLDAFQKIADSATNAKGATKDIGTVLTRICLRHKAVEARLKTFTSALMECLVLPLHDKLEEWKKMVVNLDKEHSKEYKKVRADIKKRTAEAQRWQKKAKKIRSGMAGSTNQQMNAGNTTVGDRQLNAANQELLRAADAAQIDLNSRLALLQETEKQALKSALVEERSRYCLFVACLKPVMSEEMSMMAELSHLEEIITQLDKHTADPFSLPSSTEQMISELKGTTDHNHWALQTPPSSPSSLGSRKSSMCSLGSIHSSSSGSVASHSQNQLMNSPSHAMQQQQQHIRHRSLSQVAGVNAGVRLSSVSSQDSGFTSQDTLVLYRPNSSPPSNQLLAQEVVLVSSSNSSGECSSSNSNSSTPCTPYPPGMGSTWPNLQETVQFDRTASNSSHMVMINERPHTISTAYEKGHHQRAALSVYTFQPLEQYSSSSSTTGQSSCASSTDKFDRTNNSTPTESPEYETLRRCRELKAGGNNGSGSQESLGTGGNQSTAGRPPLPQRCSSLERPVVPPPTAKTKPEKVNKKNSLLLQQQKQKQQTEENNQPASSILPDFHQAAPDMIVPQPVYMNASELRQQQQQQAANCAMNGDDPASHAIYTSLASCTVYEDGQACSCHGPSRDSMWRHPPYQQSLPLPPPPTACSSSRPVLRRPASFSGYGDQGSMAGSDWNPRGSVRMSTMKRTSIPSFATLHEVSNVDEAHHTDDVVVCAPPHIPETNAPLSSSVDEIDLAALPPPPDFLLETAEEDVGSSAAATPAAGATTVTKEAIIPERSLSVADAVKTLNEIRHQPASPGVVRRAQSMRVTSDSSSSASAGGGAPPMMIPLQGRGHPPPVLAKTLGTTPKAQRHLDQHHAHHHPTSSFTLNTKNMTSKAGPANHNKTLPKHMPSHPSNSDSGGGSKVVSGLLSKSSFVHQLNAKLAQQQHGHSPGGPAESISQQSRNARNHHDGQQHQQSGGSDHHRESLMDQIRRGTSLRRARSTSDRSSPHFKH from the exons CGCCCTGATGGAGTGCCTGGTTCTGCCGCTACACGACAAACTGGAAGAATGGAAGAAAATGGTGGTCAACCTGGACAAAGAGCACTCAAAAG AGTACAAGAAAGTCAGAGCGGATATTAAGAAGAGAACGGCGGAGGCTCAGCGATGGCAGAAGAAAGCCAAAAAGATCCGGAGTGGAATGGCTGGATCGACGAACCAGCAGATGAACGCCGGCAACACCACCGTTGGCGACCGTCAACTCAACGCCGCCAATCAGGAGCTACTCCGTGCAGCTGACGCCGCTCAAATCGACCTCAATTCACGTCTAGCCCTCCTCCAG GAAACGGAGAAACAGGCCCTGAAATCGGCCCTGGTCGAGGAGCGCAGTCGCTATTGCCTATTTGTCGCCTGCCTCAAGCCCGTCATG AGTGAAGAAATGTCCATGATGGCTGAATTGAGTCACCTGGAGGAGATCATTACTCAACTGGACAAGCACACGGCCGACCCGTTCTCATTGCCGTCATCAAccgaacaa ATGATTTCCGAGTTGAAGGGCACGACAGACCACAATCACTGGGCTCTACAGACGCCACCCAGCAGTCCCAGTTCACTGGGGTCACGCAAGTCTTCCATGTGCAGTTTGGGTTCGATCCACAGCTCGTCGAGCGGAAGCGTCGCTTCTCATTCTCAA aACCAATTGATGAATTCGCCTAGTCATGCgatgcagcaacagcagcaacatatCCGGCACCGATCGCTTTCTCAAGTGGCCGGAGTCAACGCCGGAGTGAGACTGTCTAGCGTTTCTTCTCAAGATTCCGGTTTCACGTCTCAGGACACGCTCGTTCTTTACAGACCCAACTCATCACCGCCCTCTAATCAATTGCTGGCCCAGGAG GTGGTACTGGTTTCTTCCAGCAATTCCAGCGGAGAGTGTTCGAGTTCCAACAGCAACTCGAGCACGCCCTGCACTCCTTATCCACCCGGAATGGGCTCCACTTGGCCAAACCTTCAA GAGACTGTGCAGTTTGATCGGAcggccagcaacagcagccacaTGGTGATGATCAACGAGAGGCCGCACACGATTTCGACGGCCTACGAGAAAGGCCACCACCAAAGAGCGGCCCTCTCCGTCTACACATTCCAGCCGCTGGAGCAatactcgtcgtcgtcgtcgaccacCGGACAAAGTTCGTGCGCCAGCAGCACCGACAAATTCGACCGGACCAACAATTCGACGCCAACTG AATCGCCGGAATACGAAACGTTGAGACGTTGTCGCGAATTAAAGGCTGGAGGCAACAACGGAAGCGGGAGCCAGGAGAGTCTGGGAACGGGCGGTAATCAGAGCACCGCTGGGCGCCCGCCTTTACCGCAGCGCTGCTCGTCGCTGGAACGTCCTGTCGTGCCGCCGCCGACGGCCAAAACCAAACCGGAGAaagtcaacaagaaaaactcTTTACTTTTACAGCAGCAAAAGCAGAAGCAGCAGACGGAGGAGAATAATCAGCCGGCATCCTCAATCTTGCCCGACTTTCATCAAGCAGCGCCTGATATga tTGTCCCTCAACCGGTTTAtatgaacgccagtgaacttcgccagcaacaacaacaacaggcggCCAACTGTGCGATGAACGGAGACGATCCGGCTTCTCACGCCATCTACACATCGCTGGCATCGTGCACCGTTTATGAGGACGGTCAAG CATGTTCGTGTCATGGCCCATCAAGAGACTCGATGTGGCGCCATCCTCCGTACCAACAATCccttcctcttcctcctcctcctacggCTTGTAGTAGTTCAAGGCCAGTTTTGCGCAGGCCGGCCTCATTTTCAG gtTATGGCGATCAAGGATCGATGGCCGGATCGGATTGGAATCCCAGGGGTAGTGTGCGCATGTCGACCATGAAAAGGACATCCATCCCGTCGTTTGCCACTTTGCATGAAGTCAGTAACGTCGACGAAGCTCATCACACTGAtg ACGTCGTCGTGTGCGCTCCGCCTCATATTCCGGAAACGAATGCGCCCCTGTCGTCATCCGTTGACGAGATTGATTTGGCCGCCTTACCTCCTCCGCCGGATTTCCTTCTGGAAACGGCCGAAGAAGATGTCGGGAGTAGTGCCGCCGCCACGCCGGCAGCGGGGGCGACGACAGTCACGAAAGAGGCCATCATTCCGGAACGCTCGCTGAGCGTGGCTGACGCCGTCAAAACGTTGAACGAAATACGTCACCAGCCAGCCAGTCCGGGCGTGGTCCGCCGTGCTCAGTCGATGCGGGTAACTAGCGATTCATCATCGTCTGCtagtgctggtggtggtgctccGCCGATGATGATTCCGCTGCAAGGGCGTGGCCATCCACCGCCCGTATTGGCTAAAACGCTGGGCACCACGCCCAAAGCTCAGCGCCATTTGGACCAGCACCACGCCCACCATCATCCGACGTCCTCGTTCACTTTGAATACCAAAAACATGACGTCAAAAGCCGGGCCGGCCAATCACAATAAAACGCTGCCCAAACATATGCCCAGTCATCCTTCAAATTCC GATTCCGGCGGCGGGAGTAAAGTCGTTTCGGGATTGTTGTCCAAGTCGAGTTTCGTCCATCAGCTGAACGCCAAATTAGCGCAACAGCAGCACGGGCACTCGCCAGGTGGCCCGGCCGAGTCCATCTCCCAGCAATCACGCAACGCTCGCAATCACCACGACGGGCAGCAACACCAGCAATCCGGCGGAAGCGATCACCACCGCGAATCGCTCATGGATCAAATCCGTCGTGGCACTTCACTCCGCAGGGCTCGATCCACTTCCGATCGCTCATCCCCCCATTTTAAACATTGA
- the LOC124313122 gene encoding sex determination protein fruitless-like — translation MQLERREDSSPAGENGTEFTLRWHHHDVKLADTMTRAWEKKLFLDVTLASGHRTLGAHRLVLCACSALLENLLTSPAHLPVQSHTNPMLYFNDIDFEDLEVLVDFMYRGSMTVTYQTLPGIINAARILQIRGLNPDIDEPVDSPPESSGCSEPPAPEPTGEPIRKRMKKDVVEDVIKSHQEIKDEMGSDHEGFHTPHGGINPEHANYDEQKQQQLAAFLSVLAQQTPLNQSTKQTTSTSVGPSPALRSRLVWDPAHIVYLENWYGKETRYPNLVQCQAYANQLSRVPQSDQSGKSRTSMSVTAQNVSHWFQNRRRKDTHPEIEEKRVKRSQTRRTKKSNSGNPLDLTQSTAPRMKQSTTPPSLNRSPQEPSHHPDHDDRDSDDEPGLCIAENAHNSYNSDTENDHPSSIHHPHYQL, via the exons ATGCAACTAGAG AGGAGGGAAGATTCGTCTCCAGCTGGAGAGAACGGGACTGAATTTACACTTCGTTGGCATCATCACGACGTGAAATTGGCCGACACGATGACACGAGCCTGGGAGAAGAAATTGTTTCTCGACGTGACGTTGGCCAGCGGCCACAGAACTTTGGGCGCCCATCGACTCGTCTTGTGCGCCTGTTCGGCCCTTTTGGAAAACCTGCTGACCTCACCGGCCCATTTGCCCGTTCAATCGCACACCAATCCCATGCTCTACTTTAACGACATCGACTTTGAAGACCTGGAAGTGCTCGTCGATTTCATGTACCGCGGGAGTATGACTGTCACTTACCAAACGCTTCCGGGCATCATCAACGCCGCCAGAATCCTTCAAATTCGTGGACTCAATCCtg aTATTGACGAGCCGGTTGATTCACCACCGGAATCGAGTGGATGTAGTGAACCACCTGCACCGGAACCAACTGGCGAACCCATTCGTAAGCGGATGAAGAAAGATGTTGTCGAAGATGTGATCAAATCTCACCAGGAAATCAAAGATGAAATGGGTTCCGATCACGAAGGATTTCACACGCCGCATGGCGGAATAAATCCCGAACATGCAAATTACGATGAACAGAAACAACAGCAACTGGCCGCTTTCCTATCCGTTTTGGCACAGCAGACGCCATTAAATCAATCGACTAAACAGACAACATCGACATCTGTCGGACCAA GTCCAGCTTTGCGATCGAGACTCGTCTGGGATCCAGCCCACATTGTCTACCTGGAAAATTGGTACGGAAAAGAAACTCGTTATCCCAATCTTGTCCAGTGCCAAGCTTACGCCAATCAGCTGTCGAGAGTCCCACAATCAG ATCAAAGTGGCAAATCTCGGACTTCAATGTCGGTGACTGCCCAGAACGTGTCGCACTGGTTCCAGAACCGCCGCCGGAAGGATACTCATCCGGAGATTGAAGAGAAGCGAGTCAAGCGGAGTCAAACTCGCCGGACTAAAAAGAGCAACAGTGGAAATCCGCTGGATCTAACTCAGTCGACTGCTCCGCGAATGAAACAATCAACTACTCCGCCGTCGCTCAACCGCTCGCCTCAGGAGCCGTCACATCATCCGGATCACGACGACCGAGACTCTGACGACGAGCCGGGACTGTGCATTGCGGAAAACGCTCACAACTCGTACAACAGCGACACGGAGAACGACCATCCATCATCGATCCATCATCCGCACTATCAACTTTAA
- the LOC124312834 gene encoding uncharacterized protein LOC124312834 isoform X3: METLTVDKEFGSAMGALFHQIITDMKVGAPLWEDFLSKASKLHTALKSTLSVIAAYLDAFQKIADSATNAKGATKDIGTVLTRICLRHKAVEARLKTFTSALMECLVLPLHDKLEEWKKMVVNLDKEHSKEYKKVRADIKKRTAEAQRWQKKAKKIRSGMAGSTNQQMNAGNTTVGDRQLNAANQELLRAADAAQIDLNSRLALLQETEKQALKSALVEERSRYCLFVACLKPVMSEEMSMMAELSHLEEIITQLDKHTADPFSLPSSTEQMISELKGTTDHNHWALQTPPSSPSSLGSRKSSMCSLGSIHSSSSGSVASHSQNQLMNSPSHAMQQQQQHIRHRSLSQVAGVNAGVRLSSVSSQDSGFTSQDTLVLYRPNSSPPSNQLLAQEVVLVSSSNSSGECSSSNSNSSTPCTPYPPGMGSTWPNLQETVQFDRTASNSSHMVMINERPHTISTAYEKGHHQRAALSVYTFQPLEQYSSSSSTTGQSSCASSTDKFDRTNNSTPTESPEYETLRRCRELKAGGNNGSGSQESLGTGGNQSTAGRPPLPQRCSSLERPVVPPPTAKTKPEKVNKKNSLLLQQQKQKQQTEENNQPASSILPDFHQAAPDMIVPQPVYMNASELRQQQQQQAANCAMNGDDPASHAIYTSLASCTVYEDGQGYGDQGSMAGSDWNPRGSVRMSTMKRTSIPSFATLHEVSNVDEAHHTDDVVVCAPPHIPETNAPLSSSVDEIDLAALPPPPDFLLETAEEDVGSSAAATPAAGATTVTKEAIIPERSLSVADAVKTLNEIRHQPASPGVVRRAQSMRVTSDSSSSASAGGGAPPMMIPLQGRGHPPPVLAKTLGTTPKAQRHLDQHHAHHHPTSSFTLNTKNMTSKAGPANHNKTLPKHMPSHPSNSDSGGGSKVVSGLLSKSSFVHQLNAKLAQQQHGHSPGGPAESISQQSRNARNHHDGQQHQQSGGSDHHRESLMDQIRRGTSLRRARSTSDRSSPHFKH, from the exons CGCCCTGATGGAGTGCCTGGTTCTGCCGCTACACGACAAACTGGAAGAATGGAAGAAAATGGTGGTCAACCTGGACAAAGAGCACTCAAAAG AGTACAAGAAAGTCAGAGCGGATATTAAGAAGAGAACGGCGGAGGCTCAGCGATGGCAGAAGAAAGCCAAAAAGATCCGGAGTGGAATGGCTGGATCGACGAACCAGCAGATGAACGCCGGCAACACCACCGTTGGCGACCGTCAACTCAACGCCGCCAATCAGGAGCTACTCCGTGCAGCTGACGCCGCTCAAATCGACCTCAATTCACGTCTAGCCCTCCTCCAG GAAACGGAGAAACAGGCCCTGAAATCGGCCCTGGTCGAGGAGCGCAGTCGCTATTGCCTATTTGTCGCCTGCCTCAAGCCCGTCATG AGTGAAGAAATGTCCATGATGGCTGAATTGAGTCACCTGGAGGAGATCATTACTCAACTGGACAAGCACACGGCCGACCCGTTCTCATTGCCGTCATCAAccgaacaa ATGATTTCCGAGTTGAAGGGCACGACAGACCACAATCACTGGGCTCTACAGACGCCACCCAGCAGTCCCAGTTCACTGGGGTCACGCAAGTCTTCCATGTGCAGTTTGGGTTCGATCCACAGCTCGTCGAGCGGAAGCGTCGCTTCTCATTCTCAA aACCAATTGATGAATTCGCCTAGTCATGCgatgcagcaacagcagcaacatatCCGGCACCGATCGCTTTCTCAAGTGGCCGGAGTCAACGCCGGAGTGAGACTGTCTAGCGTTTCTTCTCAAGATTCCGGTTTCACGTCTCAGGACACGCTCGTTCTTTACAGACCCAACTCATCACCGCCCTCTAATCAATTGCTGGCCCAGGAG GTGGTACTGGTTTCTTCCAGCAATTCCAGCGGAGAGTGTTCGAGTTCCAACAGCAACTCGAGCACGCCCTGCACTCCTTATCCACCCGGAATGGGCTCCACTTGGCCAAACCTTCAA GAGACTGTGCAGTTTGATCGGAcggccagcaacagcagccacaTGGTGATGATCAACGAGAGGCCGCACACGATTTCGACGGCCTACGAGAAAGGCCACCACCAAAGAGCGGCCCTCTCCGTCTACACATTCCAGCCGCTGGAGCAatactcgtcgtcgtcgtcgaccacCGGACAAAGTTCGTGCGCCAGCAGCACCGACAAATTCGACCGGACCAACAATTCGACGCCAACTG AATCGCCGGAATACGAAACGTTGAGACGTTGTCGCGAATTAAAGGCTGGAGGCAACAACGGAAGCGGGAGCCAGGAGAGTCTGGGAACGGGCGGTAATCAGAGCACCGCTGGGCGCCCGCCTTTACCGCAGCGCTGCTCGTCGCTGGAACGTCCTGTCGTGCCGCCGCCGACGGCCAAAACCAAACCGGAGAaagtcaacaagaaaaactcTTTACTTTTACAGCAGCAAAAGCAGAAGCAGCAGACGGAGGAGAATAATCAGCCGGCATCCTCAATCTTGCCCGACTTTCATCAAGCAGCGCCTGATATga tTGTCCCTCAACCGGTTTAtatgaacgccagtgaacttcgccagcaacaacaacaacaggcggCCAACTGTGCGATGAACGGAGACGATCCGGCTTCTCACGCCATCTACACATCGCTGGCATCGTGCACCGTTTATGAGGACGGTCAAG gtTATGGCGATCAAGGATCGATGGCCGGATCGGATTGGAATCCCAGGGGTAGTGTGCGCATGTCGACCATGAAAAGGACATCCATCCCGTCGTTTGCCACTTTGCATGAAGTCAGTAACGTCGACGAAGCTCATCACACTGAtg ACGTCGTCGTGTGCGCTCCGCCTCATATTCCGGAAACGAATGCGCCCCTGTCGTCATCCGTTGACGAGATTGATTTGGCCGCCTTACCTCCTCCGCCGGATTTCCTTCTGGAAACGGCCGAAGAAGATGTCGGGAGTAGTGCCGCCGCCACGCCGGCAGCGGGGGCGACGACAGTCACGAAAGAGGCCATCATTCCGGAACGCTCGCTGAGCGTGGCTGACGCCGTCAAAACGTTGAACGAAATACGTCACCAGCCAGCCAGTCCGGGCGTGGTCCGCCGTGCTCAGTCGATGCGGGTAACTAGCGATTCATCATCGTCTGCtagtgctggtggtggtgctccGCCGATGATGATTCCGCTGCAAGGGCGTGGCCATCCACCGCCCGTATTGGCTAAAACGCTGGGCACCACGCCCAAAGCTCAGCGCCATTTGGACCAGCACCACGCCCACCATCATCCGACGTCCTCGTTCACTTTGAATACCAAAAACATGACGTCAAAAGCCGGGCCGGCCAATCACAATAAAACGCTGCCCAAACATATGCCCAGTCATCCTTCAAATTCC GATTCCGGCGGCGGGAGTAAAGTCGTTTCGGGATTGTTGTCCAAGTCGAGTTTCGTCCATCAGCTGAACGCCAAATTAGCGCAACAGCAGCACGGGCACTCGCCAGGTGGCCCGGCCGAGTCCATCTCCCAGCAATCACGCAACGCTCGCAATCACCACGACGGGCAGCAACACCAGCAATCCGGCGGAAGCGATCACCACCGCGAATCGCTCATGGATCAAATCCGTCGTGGCACTTCACTCCGCAGGGCTCGATCCACTTCCGATCGCTCATCCCCCCATTTTAAACATTGA
- the LOC124312834 gene encoding protein MTSS 2-like isoform X2: protein METLTVDKEFGSAMGALFHQIITDMKVGAPLWEDFLSKASKLHTALKSTLSVIAAYLDAFQKIADSATNAKGATKDIGTVLTRICLRHKAVEARLKTFTSALMECLVLPLHDKLEEWKKMVVNLDKEHSKEYKKVRADIKKRTAEAQRWQKKAKKIRSGMAGSTNQQMNAGNTTVGDRQLNAANQELLRAADAAQIDLNSRLALLQETEKQALKSALVEERSRYCLFVACLKPVMSEEMSMMAELSHLEEIITQLDKHTADPFSLPSSTEQMISELKGTTDHNHWALQTPPSSPSSLGSRKSSMCSLGSIHSSSSGSVASHSQNQLMNSPSHAMQQQQQHIRHRSLSQVAGVNAGVRLSSVSSQDSGFTSQDTLVLYRPNSSPPSNQLLAQEETVQFDRTASNSSHMVMINERPHTISTAYEKGHHQRAALSVYTFQPLEQYSSSSSTTGQSSCASSTDKFDRTNNSTPTESPEYETLRRCRELKAGGNNGSGSQESLGTGGNQSTAGRPPLPQRCSSLERPVVPPPTAKTKPEKVNKKNSLLLQQQKQKQQTEENNQPASSILPDFHQAAPDMIVPQPVYMNASELRQQQQQQAANCAMNGDDPASHAIYTSLASCTVYEDGQACSCHGPSRDSMWRHPPYQQSLPLPPPPTACSSSRPVLRRPASFSGYGDQGSMAGSDWNPRGSVRMSTMKRTSIPSFATLHEVSNVDEAHHTDDVVVCAPPHIPETNAPLSSSVDEIDLAALPPPPDFLLETAEEDVGSSAAATPAAGATTVTKEAIIPERSLSVADAVKTLNEIRHQPASPGVVRRAQSMRVTSDSSSSASAGGGAPPMMIPLQGRGHPPPVLAKTLGTTPKAQRHLDQHHAHHHPTSSFTLNTKNMTSKAGPANHNKTLPKHMPSHPSNSDSGGGSKVVSGLLSKSSFVHQLNAKLAQQQHGHSPGGPAESISQQSRNARNHHDGQQHQQSGGSDHHRESLMDQIRRGTSLRRARSTSDRSSPHFKH from the exons CGCCCTGATGGAGTGCCTGGTTCTGCCGCTACACGACAAACTGGAAGAATGGAAGAAAATGGTGGTCAACCTGGACAAAGAGCACTCAAAAG AGTACAAGAAAGTCAGAGCGGATATTAAGAAGAGAACGGCGGAGGCTCAGCGATGGCAGAAGAAAGCCAAAAAGATCCGGAGTGGAATGGCTGGATCGACGAACCAGCAGATGAACGCCGGCAACACCACCGTTGGCGACCGTCAACTCAACGCCGCCAATCAGGAGCTACTCCGTGCAGCTGACGCCGCTCAAATCGACCTCAATTCACGTCTAGCCCTCCTCCAG GAAACGGAGAAACAGGCCCTGAAATCGGCCCTGGTCGAGGAGCGCAGTCGCTATTGCCTATTTGTCGCCTGCCTCAAGCCCGTCATG AGTGAAGAAATGTCCATGATGGCTGAATTGAGTCACCTGGAGGAGATCATTACTCAACTGGACAAGCACACGGCCGACCCGTTCTCATTGCCGTCATCAAccgaacaa ATGATTTCCGAGTTGAAGGGCACGACAGACCACAATCACTGGGCTCTACAGACGCCACCCAGCAGTCCCAGTTCACTGGGGTCACGCAAGTCTTCCATGTGCAGTTTGGGTTCGATCCACAGCTCGTCGAGCGGAAGCGTCGCTTCTCATTCTCAA aACCAATTGATGAATTCGCCTAGTCATGCgatgcagcaacagcagcaacatatCCGGCACCGATCGCTTTCTCAAGTGGCCGGAGTCAACGCCGGAGTGAGACTGTCTAGCGTTTCTTCTCAAGATTCCGGTTTCACGTCTCAGGACACGCTCGTTCTTTACAGACCCAACTCATCACCGCCCTCTAATCAATTGCTGGCCCAGGAG GAGACTGTGCAGTTTGATCGGAcggccagcaacagcagccacaTGGTGATGATCAACGAGAGGCCGCACACGATTTCGACGGCCTACGAGAAAGGCCACCACCAAAGAGCGGCCCTCTCCGTCTACACATTCCAGCCGCTGGAGCAatactcgtcgtcgtcgtcgaccacCGGACAAAGTTCGTGCGCCAGCAGCACCGACAAATTCGACCGGACCAACAATTCGACGCCAACTG AATCGCCGGAATACGAAACGTTGAGACGTTGTCGCGAATTAAAGGCTGGAGGCAACAACGGAAGCGGGAGCCAGGAGAGTCTGGGAACGGGCGGTAATCAGAGCACCGCTGGGCGCCCGCCTTTACCGCAGCGCTGCTCGTCGCTGGAACGTCCTGTCGTGCCGCCGCCGACGGCCAAAACCAAACCGGAGAaagtcaacaagaaaaactcTTTACTTTTACAGCAGCAAAAGCAGAAGCAGCAGACGGAGGAGAATAATCAGCCGGCATCCTCAATCTTGCCCGACTTTCATCAAGCAGCGCCTGATATga tTGTCCCTCAACCGGTTTAtatgaacgccagtgaacttcgccagcaacaacaacaacaggcggCCAACTGTGCGATGAACGGAGACGATCCGGCTTCTCACGCCATCTACACATCGCTGGCATCGTGCACCGTTTATGAGGACGGTCAAG CATGTTCGTGTCATGGCCCATCAAGAGACTCGATGTGGCGCCATCCTCCGTACCAACAATCccttcctcttcctcctcctcctacggCTTGTAGTAGTTCAAGGCCAGTTTTGCGCAGGCCGGCCTCATTTTCAG gtTATGGCGATCAAGGATCGATGGCCGGATCGGATTGGAATCCCAGGGGTAGTGTGCGCATGTCGACCATGAAAAGGACATCCATCCCGTCGTTTGCCACTTTGCATGAAGTCAGTAACGTCGACGAAGCTCATCACACTGAtg ACGTCGTCGTGTGCGCTCCGCCTCATATTCCGGAAACGAATGCGCCCCTGTCGTCATCCGTTGACGAGATTGATTTGGCCGCCTTACCTCCTCCGCCGGATTTCCTTCTGGAAACGGCCGAAGAAGATGTCGGGAGTAGTGCCGCCGCCACGCCGGCAGCGGGGGCGACGACAGTCACGAAAGAGGCCATCATTCCGGAACGCTCGCTGAGCGTGGCTGACGCCGTCAAAACGTTGAACGAAATACGTCACCAGCCAGCCAGTCCGGGCGTGGTCCGCCGTGCTCAGTCGATGCGGGTAACTAGCGATTCATCATCGTCTGCtagtgctggtggtggtgctccGCCGATGATGATTCCGCTGCAAGGGCGTGGCCATCCACCGCCCGTATTGGCTAAAACGCTGGGCACCACGCCCAAAGCTCAGCGCCATTTGGACCAGCACCACGCCCACCATCATCCGACGTCCTCGTTCACTTTGAATACCAAAAACATGACGTCAAAAGCCGGGCCGGCCAATCACAATAAAACGCTGCCCAAACATATGCCCAGTCATCCTTCAAATTCC GATTCCGGCGGCGGGAGTAAAGTCGTTTCGGGATTGTTGTCCAAGTCGAGTTTCGTCCATCAGCTGAACGCCAAATTAGCGCAACAGCAGCACGGGCACTCGCCAGGTGGCCCGGCCGAGTCCATCTCCCAGCAATCACGCAACGCTCGCAATCACCACGACGGGCAGCAACACCAGCAATCCGGCGGAAGCGATCACCACCGCGAATCGCTCATGGATCAAATCCGTCGTGGCACTTCACTCCGCAGGGCTCGATCCACTTCCGATCGCTCATCCCCCCATTTTAAACATTGA